The following coding sequences are from one Neurospora crassa OR74A linkage group I, whole genome shotgun sequence window:
- a CDS encoding RNA methylase, giving the protein MSPKLLKKGEKFPLDENCHHYTKLGEVPWDIQKYWHQRFSIFEFYNYDIHLTDSAWFGVTPEPVATRIARDLSTHPIADGKRVLIDLFGGAGGNVIAFALSSGRWDRIIAIEKDRSTLACAQHNAEVYDVLDKITWVHGDCFEVMKRFWKTTRGTKGMEMKGRGREGGEAANKGQEQEDDNEELDGLLAGLKLEECLVFASPPWGGVSYRDQEVFDLSKMEPYNLEQLYKACTMPQEAKEEHPSTQKQKHILPQALFLPRQSDLNQIAALVPEGAPKIDVVQYCQKGASKALVAYLPGNIDAGKEDKKQYEEKRGQKKRKQDDDQEQTIPELLPEAPKEASEAHDAYDTSYAQDIEVDTSKVDNAEKRKRKRRRRSSHNN; this is encoded by the exons ATGAGTCCCAAACTTCTCAAAAAAGGAGAGAAGTTCCCTCTCGATGAAAATTGTCACCACTACACCAAACTCGGTGAAGTCCCCTGGGACATCCAAAA ATACTGGCACCAACGTTTCTCAATCTTCGAATTCTACAACTACGACATCCACCTAACCGACTCTGCCTGGTTCGGCGTCACGCCCGAACCGGTAGCCACGCGCATCGCCCGGGACCTCTCCACTCACCCCATCGCTGACGGAAAACGCGTGTTAATCGACCTCTTTGGCGGCGCCGGAGGCAACGTGATTGCCTTTGCTCTTTCCTCGGGGAGATGGGATCGCATCATTGCTATCGAAAAGGACAGGTCGACGCTGGCCTGCGCCCAGCATAATGCGGAAGTGTATGATGTGCTGGACAAGATTACGTGGGTGCATGGTGATTGCTTTGAGGTTATGAAAAGGTTttggaagacgacgaggggCACCAAGGGAATGGAgatgaaggggaggggaagggagggTGGAGAGGCGGCCAACAAGGGGCAGGAACAAGAGGATGACAACGAGGAACTGGATGGCCTCCTAGCGGGACTCAAGCTAGAAGAGTGTCTAGTCTTCGCCTCGCCGCCCTGGGGCGGCGTCTCGTACCGCGATCAGGAGGTTTTCGATCTTAGCAAGATGGAGCCGTATAACCTGGAGCAGCTGTACAAGGCATGCACGATGCCGCAAGAAGCAAAGGAGGAGCACCCATCGACGCAGAAGCAAAAGCATATCCTGCCGCAGGCGCTGTTCTTGCCTAGGCAAAGCGATTTGAACCAGATTGCCGCTCTGGTACCGGAGGGTGCTCCAAAGATTGACGTGGTTCAGTATTGTCAAAAAGGAGCAAGCAAGGCGCTGGTGGCTTATTTGCCGGGGAATATTGACGCCGGCAAGGAGGATAAGAAGCAGTACGAGGAAAAGAGGGGgcaaaagaagagaaagcagGATGACGACCAGGAGCAAACGATACCAGAGCTCCTCCCCGAGGCGCCAAAGGAGGCGTCGGAGGCCCATGACGCTTACGATACCTCCTACGCCCAGGACATCGAAGTTGACACCTCCAAAGTGGACAACGCCGAAAAAAGGAAGCGAAAACGAAGGAGACGCTCATCGCACAACAACTAG
- a CDS encoding oligosaccharyl transferase epsilon subunit has product MGGKRKNAAAARGVSPTPSATSTTPSATVTTKVQPKDSAPPIATTTNAFATSTQIEPTTTTTTTSTTKASGTTSKSSSSSNIDKTAAAAAAGGQQAWNKVFSNLLRHYQDTTPQRTKLLDAFMAFLVVVGGLQFLYCVLAGNYPFNAFLSGFSATVGQFVLTASLRIQTTEANKSDFPSVSPERAFADYLVCSLILHFFCVNFIN; this is encoded by the exons ATGGGTGGAAAGCGCAAGAACGCGGCTGCCGCCCGCGGCGTCTCCCCCACCCCTTCAGCAACCTCGACGACACCATCAGCAACAGTCACAACCAAAGTCCAACCCAAAGATTCCGCTCCTCCCATTGCCACGACAACCAATGCCTTTGCTACCAGCACTCAGATTGAGCCCACGACCACCACTACTACCACCTCTACCACAAAAGCCAGTGGGACTACTagcaagagcagcagcagcagcaacattgacaagacggcggcggcggcggcggcggggggaCAACAAGCATGGAACAAAGTCTTCAGCAACCTTTTGAGACACTACCAGGACACAACGCCGCAGCGGACCAAGCTGCTTGATGCCTTCATGGCCTTCTTGGTGGTAGTGGGCGGGTTACAGTTTTTATATTGCGTTTTGGCTGGCAATTAT CCCTTCAACGCCTTCCTCTCCGGCTTCTCAGCAACAGTCGGCCAATTCGTCCTGACGGCCTCGCTACGGATCCAGACGACCGAGGCGAACAAGAGTGATTTCCCTTCGGTGTCGCCTGAACG AGCCTTTGCCGATTACCTGGTCTGTAGTTTGATTCTGCATTTCTTCTGCGTCAACTTTATCAACTAG
- a CDS encoding golgi reassembly stacking protein: MTTMFNALNRFISRLDGDAATSKENQPGGFGFQVLRNTNPDLAIEPWFDFVVGINGRMIDDSDPRLFAQEVRNCAGGVVQLGLWSAKGQRTRALHIPVPADTASLGLTLQWTALSVVTNIWHVLDVPANSPADVAGLLPYSDYILGTPEGVLHGESGLSELVEDHIDRPLRLYIYNNEYNVTREVTIQPSRDWGGEGALGCVLGYGALHRLPAPLSEPVHAPGETMFDGDSEQYGHVGQQQQYQQQPQYGYNPSAPPATSQYAPATATFSPPPPVGGGEFLIPAQMVGTPPTPATQSGGAAASAPPRGKKKERPANRGGLGSMDDYFKEQEKKSRELDNAPSRKNTPVPPPPMGGPPKGGPPKTVSSPPPGSAQGEDTADRGES; the protein is encoded by the exons ATGACAACCATGTTTAATGCCCTCAACCGCTTCATATCCCGGCTCGACGGCGATGCGGCCACGTCCAAGGAGAACCAGCCAGGCGGATTTGGCTTCCAAGTGCTGCGAAACACCAACCCAGACCTGGCCATTGAGCCATGGTTTGACTTTGTCGTCGGAATCAATGGGCGCATGATT GACGACTCTGACCCGAGGCTCTTTGCCCAAGAGGTTCGAAACTGTGCTGGCGGGGTTGTACAGCTGGGACTTTGGAGCGCAAAG GGCCAAAGAACTCGAGCACTCCACATCCCCGTTCCCGCCGACACTGCCTCCCTCGGCCTTACCCTCCAATGGACTGCCCTCTCCGTCGTTACCAACATCTGGCACGTTCTTGACGTCCCCGCCAACTCTCCCGCCGACGTCGCCGGTCTTCTCCCGTACAGCGATTACATCCTGGGCACCCCCGAGGGTGTCCTTCACGGCGAGAGCGGGCTCAGCGAGCTAGTGGAGGACCATATTGACCGGCCCCTGCGTCTTTACATCTACAACAACGAGTACAATGTCACTCGCGAGGTGACCATCCAGCCCAGCCGGGACTGGGGTGGTGAGGGCGCCCTCGGTTGCGTTTTAGGCTACGGCGCTCTGCATCGGCTGCCAGCGCCCCTGAGCGAGCCTGTGCACGCCCCCGGCGAGACCATGTTCGACGGCGACTCGGAGCAGTACGGACACGTcggacagcagcaacagtatcaacaacaaccccaatACGGATACAACCCGAgcgcaccaccagcaactaGCCAATACGCCCCCGCCACTGCGACTTTCTCTCCGCCACCACCcgttggcggtggtgagtTCCTCATACCAGCGCAAATGGTCGGcacaccaccaaccccagcAACGCAGTCTGGCGGCGCGGCCGCTTCTGCTCCGCctaggggaaagaagaaggagagaccGGCGAATAGGGGAGGGTTGGGCTCGATGGATGATTACTTcaaggagcaggagaagaagagcaggGAATTGGATAATGCTCCTAGCAGGAAGAACACACCagtaccgccgccgccaatgGGAGGTCCTCCCAAGGGTGGGCCGCCCAAGACAGtgtcgtcgccgccgcctggCAGTGCGCAAGGTGAAGATACGGCTGACCGAGGCGAGAGCTAG